The following coding sequences are from one Candidatus Nanopelagicus hibericus window:
- the tilS gene encoding tRNA lysidine(34) synthetase TilS has translation METTNTANLWEVRKALKPFLGDGVQTVLFGCSGGADSMALGLALFLERGNIKVIPVVIDHGLQPGSDQIATQTILKLKEIGYTQIESARAQVVVTDGIEASARRARYQIFNQFIDSYQPEHFFLAHTLNDQAETVLLGLARGSGARSLSGMAVRNNIYTRPLLKISRQVTLAACKEGGINIWSDPHNDDLRFSRVKVRKNVLPNLDENLGPGVIEALARSADLLRDDADALDSFATEFITQVDPSNLEVKDLERLPKALRTRILRLAIYQAGAPVGTLTAEQIFTAEALISDWHGQKELSLPGNVKLLRNSGRITLSTTN, from the coding sequence ATGGAAACTACCAACACTGCAAATCTTTGGGAGGTTAGAAAAGCGTTAAAACCATTTCTTGGCGATGGTGTGCAAACAGTTCTCTTTGGTTGTTCAGGTGGCGCAGATTCAATGGCATTGGGATTAGCATTATTCCTAGAGCGCGGAAATATTAAAGTTATTCCAGTTGTGATTGATCATGGTTTACAGCCAGGCTCTGATCAAATTGCTACGCAAACTATTTTAAAACTTAAAGAAATTGGCTACACCCAAATTGAATCAGCTCGGGCGCAGGTGGTGGTGACTGATGGAATTGAAGCATCAGCGCGGCGTGCTAGGTATCAAATCTTTAATCAATTTATAGATTCATATCAACCTGAGCATTTCTTTTTGGCTCACACATTAAATGATCAAGCTGAAACTGTGCTACTTGGTTTAGCAAGAGGATCTGGTGCTAGATCCTTATCTGGTATGGCGGTTAGAAATAATATTTACACCAGGCCGCTATTAAAGATTTCAAGGCAAGTAACATTAGCTGCTTGTAAAGAGGGTGGCATTAATATTTGGTCTGATCCACATAATGATGATTTAAGATTTAGTCGCGTAAAGGTACGCAAAAATGTATTACCAAACTTAGATGAAAATTTAGGTCCGGGAGTTATCGAAGCATTGGCCAGGAGTGCTGACTTACTTCGAGATGATGCTGATGCACTGGATAGTTTTGCCACAGAGTTTATTACTCAGGTAGATCCATCAAACCTAGAGGTTAAGGATTTAGAGCGGCTTCCAAAGGCGCTTCGCACTCGGATCCTGCGCCTTGCTATCTATCAGGCTGGTGCACCAGTTGGGACACTAACTGCAGAACAAATCTTCACAGCTGAAGCGTTAATCTCCGATTGGCACGGTCAAAAAGAGTTATCACTTCCTGGGAATGTGAAGCTTTTAAGGAATTCAGGCAGAATTACCCTCTCAACCACCAACTAA
- the hpt gene encoding hypoxanthine phosphoribosyltransferase, with translation MDLSADGKEIEKIIVSQEQIQSRLKELAAQIVKDYEGRDLILIGVLKGAIMAMADLSRYLQRHVDMDWMAVTSYGAGTKSSGVVRILKDLDNDILGREVLIVEDILDTGLTLSWLTENLLSRGAKSVSVFTVLRKPDAATVKVEAKYVGFDIPSEFVVGYGLDFNQKYRNLPFIGVLAKHLYS, from the coding sequence GTGGATTTATCAGCTGATGGCAAAGAGATTGAAAAAATTATTGTCAGTCAGGAGCAAATTCAAAGTAGGTTGAAAGAATTAGCTGCGCAAATAGTAAAAGATTATGAGGGTAGAGATTTAATTTTAATTGGTGTATTAAAAGGTGCGATTATGGCAATGGCAGATTTGTCACGTTACTTACAGCGACACGTAGATATGGATTGGATGGCAGTAACTTCATATGGCGCTGGAACCAAATCCAGTGGCGTGGTGAGAATTCTTAAAGATTTAGATAATGATATTTTAGGACGAGAAGTTTTAATTGTTGAAGACATTTTAGATACTGGATTAACACTTTCTTGGTTGACCGAAAACCTTCTTTCACGTGGTGCCAAATCAGTTTCAGTTTTTACTGTTTTGCGTAAGCCAGATGCAGCCACAGTAAAGGTTGAGGCGAAGTATGTGGGCTTTGATATTCCGAGTGAGTTTGTGGTTGGTTATGGCTTAGATTTCAATCAGAAGTACCGCAATTTGCCCTTTATTGGAGTTCTTGCCAAACACCTTTATTCTTAA